CGGAGATGCTGATCTCGGCGATCCTGCATTTCGGCGATCAGCTCGATATCGAGGCGCGGCTGGCGCCCAGCCGCACGGCGCCGGACGGGCGCAGCCGCCTGGAGGCCTACACTCGGGCGATGCTGGAGTTCTTTCCGGAGATCTACCCGCTGAAACAGTCGTTGATGCGGATGGGCGCGAGTGATGAAGAGGCGAAATCCGCTTGGCAGGACAGGATCCGCGCCATGAAGGAAGGCTGTGCCGAGGCGGTGAAGGCGCTGAAATCAGATGGCGACCTGCTGGAGCATCTAAGCGAAGCAGAGGCGACGGATCTCTACTTCACCCTGCTCAGCATGGATGGATGGGCGCATTGCGTGCTGGAAAACGGCTGGTCCGATGCGGACTACCTGGCCGAGATGCAGCGGGTGATCACCCTGGCGCTGGTCAAGCAGTGAGCCGCTGATCCGCAACGAAAAAGGGCCCGGAAAACCGGACCCTTTTCCAAATCGCTTGATGCTGGTCTTAGGCCAGCGAGGCGTCGATGCCTTTGCAGGCGTCGACCAGACCTTTGACTGCGTTGACCGAGTTGTCGAACATGGCTTGCTCGTCTTTGGTCATCTTGATGTCGATGACGCGCTCGACGCCGCCGGCACCGATTACGGTGGGCACGCCCACGTACATGCCGTTGAGACCCAGGGCACCGTCCACATAGGCGGCGCAGGGCAGAACGCGCTTCTGGTCTTTCAGGTAGGCTTCGGCCATTTCGATTGCCGAGGTCGCCGGTGCGTAGAAGGCGGAGCCAGTTTTCAGCAGGCCAACGATTTCGGCGCCGCCATCACGGGTACGCTGCACGATGGCGTCCATCTTCTCTTGTGTGGTCCAGCCCATCTGCACCAGGTCGGGCAGCGGGATACCGGCAACGGTGGAGTAGCGGGTCAGCGGAACCATGGTGTCGCCGTGGCCGCCCAGAACGAAGGCGGTGACGTCTTTCATGGAGACCTTGAATTCTTCGGCCAGGAAGTGGCGGAAGCGGGCAGAGTCCAGAACGCCGGCCATGCCGCAGACTTTCTCGTGGGGCAGGCCCGAGAATTCGCGCAGTGCCCAGACCATTGCGTCCAGCGGGTTGGTGATGCAGATCACGAAAGCGTCGGGCGCGTTGTCGCGGATGCCTTCGCCAACGGATTTCATGACTTTCAGGTTGATACCCAGCAGGTCATCGCGGCTCATGCCCGGCTTGCGCGGCACGCCGGCGGTGACGATGCAGACGTCTGCGCCCGCGATATCGGCATAGCTCTGGGTGCCCTTCAGCGAGGCGTCAAAGCCTTCGGAGGGACCGGATTCTGCGATATCCAGCGCTTTGCCTTCCGGGGTGCCTTCGGCAATATCGAAAAGAACGACGTCGCCGAGTTCTTTCAGAGCTGCGAGATGGGCAAGGGTGCCACCGATCTGACCTGCGCCGATAAGGGCGATTTTGGGTCGTGCCATGGGGATGTCTCTCCGGTCCGGTTGAATTTG
This genomic stretch from Phaeobacter gallaeciensis harbors:
- a CDS encoding TetR/AcrR family transcriptional regulator; the protein is MSNKRVQTRNLLLETVLSLLLAPGGSPLRMVDVAKAAGVTRQTVYAHFSNRSEMLISAILHFGDQLDIEARLAPSRTAPDGRSRLEAYTRAMLEFFPEIYPLKQSLMRMGASDEEAKSAWQDRIRAMKEGCAEAVKALKSDGDLLEHLSEAEATDLYFTLLSMDGWAHCVLENGWSDADYLAEMQRVITLALVKQ
- the mdh gene encoding malate dehydrogenase → MARPKIALIGAGQIGGTLAHLAALKELGDVVLFDIAEGTPEGKALDIAESGPSEGFDASLKGTQSYADIAGADVCIVTAGVPRKPGMSRDDLLGINLKVMKSVGEGIRDNAPDAFVICITNPLDAMVWALREFSGLPHEKVCGMAGVLDSARFRHFLAEEFKVSMKDVTAFVLGGHGDTMVPLTRYSTVAGIPLPDLVQMGWTTQEKMDAIVQRTRDGGAEIVGLLKTGSAFYAPATSAIEMAEAYLKDQKRVLPCAAYVDGALGLNGMYVGVPTVIGAGGVERVIDIKMTKDEQAMFDNSVNAVKGLVDACKGIDASLA